DNA from Scheffersomyces stipitis CBS 6054 chromosome 1, whole genome shotgun sequence:
CAGGCTTGACGGCCAGTGGTCTGGCTTTTTTCGAGGTGACAATGTATCCATCTTCGTCGACTTCTTGTGTGatctcctcttcttcttctttctctggCAACGACTCGGGTTCTGTCAGCTGTTGACGTGAAGTTATTTGGGGGGATGTTTGAGAGGCTGTTTCATCATTTACTTCGAGtttttctacttcatttACAATATTATCATCCACTGCAATTGGCTCGGCATTATCGAGAACCAGGTCGTCTTCAAAGTCGCTGAACTCATCCTCGAAAAGCTTCTCGAGATCGCCTTTCTTCGAAGCAGATTTGCTTGTTGGAACAAAATCGTCTTCTGCCTCTACATcatcatctggtccatGATTCGATACAATAACTCGTTCCTTCGGAGTCTTGGTGTCCAATTTACGCGACTTATACTGGTAACCTGAAGAAGCTTGTTCCACTGGTTTTCTCTTGGACTCTTCCTTTCTGGAAGTATAATTCGATAACGTATTGACTTTTTTGTCATTGGCCGCTTGTTTTCTAGAAACGTAGGAAGATGTGATCCCAGCACTCTTTGCTGGCTTGGCAGCTGTAGAAGTTGGTACTGATGCTGGAGGTCTTGTAGCACTTGTTTTTGTTGGTGTAGGTATAGGCAAAGTAGACTTTTCGACTTCTTTCACAGTAGGACCCTTTATCAAGCCGTTCTTTATGTATATTTCAGTCTTGCTACTATCTATGGGATgtttcaactc
Protein-coding regions in this window:
- a CDS encoding predicted protein, whose amino-acid sequence is MTMSASQSEVEYLASTLIKNEQPVTYQSLSRELGVHVNHAKLVLSEFYEKNKDKLTASFVITGRNSNRTLIKLSRNEETLENDVAQFDRVTTIHIYCVHSKQVIFSNNEIAFEELKHPIDSSKTEIYIKNGLIKGPTVKEVEKSTLPIPTPTKTSATRPPASVPTSTAAKPAKSAGITSSYVSRKQAANDKKVNTLSNYTSRKEESKRKPVEQASSGYQYKSRKLDTKTPKERVIVSNHGPDDDVEAEDDFVPTSKSASKKGDLEKLFEDEFSDFEDDSVLDNAEPIAVDDNIVNEVEKLEVNDETASQTSPQITSRQQSTEPESLPEKEEEEEITQEVDEDGYIVTSKKARPSAKAKATSGKKTQTNLMSFFGKK